Proteins from a single region of Hydra vulgaris chromosome 12, alternate assembly HydraT2T_AEP:
- the LOC136088403 gene encoding uncharacterized protein LOC136088403, with translation MTTILAEIVVTINNRPITFLYDVPDQGNDKQKYLHQKAILDFYWHIWKGEYLTSLRELHKSVTHRSWGFQIKVGDVVIIDDPKVPRSVWKMGVIQRLRYSNGQVRAAEIRVISGDRSVIIKRTANKLYLLERHYDIEEQSTQVTFVREKNIEILNNNLKVPAAVLR, from the exons ATGACTACAATTCTGGCTGAAATTGTTGTTACTATCAATAACCGGCCGATTACATTTCTTTACGATGTGCCTG ACCAAGGCAATgataagcaaaaatatttacaccAAAAAGcaattttggatttttattgGCATATCTGGAAAGGAGAATATTTAACAAGTTTACGAGAATTGCATAAAAGCGTGACACATCGAAGTTGGGGATTTCAAATAAAAGTCGGCGATGTTGTGATAATCGACGATCCAAAGGTTCCACGTTCAGTGTGGAAAATGGGCGTTATACAAAGGTTGCGATATTCAAATGGTCAAGTACGTGCTGCCGAAATACGTGTCATCTCTGGCGATAGAtctgttattattaaaagaacagCAAATAAACTTTATCTGTTAGAAAGACATTACGATATTGAAGAACAATCAACTCAAGTAACATTTGTGAGAGAAAAgaacattgaaattttaaataacaatttaaaagtgcCGGCCGCAGTGTTGCGTTAG